CATCATTGTACTGCGTCTCAGGCATGGGTCAACTCATTGGCTAGCGGTTACCATGGCAATTAGCATTGCAGTCTGGGAAATCTGAAAACGCCAAAGTGATTCGAGCATTGATCTTTGAAGGACATATaaaacaatgtttatttttaattttaattgaaaaaaatatatatttcgtCAAATATTACAAATTAGTGGCGTTCGTAAGTGGTATGAAAGCTCAGCGGTACGGCCTTTGTCTCCCAAGCAAGAGGACCATCAGTGAATAAACCCCGGTCAGGTCAACTtcggattttttttagaggtGTAAAAACCTAGATTGGAGACTTTGAATCACTCGTCTTCTCGGGAAGGCGGTCTCATCTCTCACTAAACATCATTACACCTGTATTTGGGGATGTGATAAATGATGTAAAAGAGCCACTGTGGACACACTGTGCCGTGTGGTACTATCTTCAGTGACAGTGTTTACATATCCTTTGTTAAAGAATATAAGCCATTCctttgtgtttgtttcaaattgaaaatacagctgtgtattcaaaacaaaacgtcaaaataacaatgcacgattgaagtctgatactttattaacaatatttgattgaaaggatctcagttacttgctttaattagccgatggaaatggattctttgattCACTCGGTCATGTGCTGGAGCGTAAAacggcggcgtgattggccatCTTTAACTACGTGGAGAAGTCCGTATCCACTCACTGACTCGTAAAGTCAGTCAGTGGAGCGCAATTGATCATATGTTTTTCGATGCTAATTTGCACATCACAAATACTCaacattttatatattttagtaATAGCTAACAATGCAACAACTCGCCGCCACAACTATGTCTCTTTCAGTGCGTTAGGGTCACGGCTGACGTCACTATTGTATTTAAATGCCACGACTGCGCATATAAAGGTACACAAACACTTGACTAATAAGATGGCCTTTCACGCCAAGGAGGAAAGACAGAGTACATGTACTCACGCGCGCATGCGCCACATGGACTTGAGGGAtgaaaaaggataaaaaaaaaccgggGTGTATCCAATCGCTCATTGCGCTACAACATTTAAAGGCCCGAAAAGGAATATATTAATATGGGTAAAAAATCGGCGATTGATCAGTTGATGAAATCGCTTATTGTATCATATCATTTGATACGCAGCTAAAGTTTTAGTTAGCGGCTTTTGTAAACGTATGCCCACGACTAGTGCAGCCATTTTTTGTAAAGACTGAAAATCAAGCTCAAAACtaccaaagaaaaaaaaacgtgcaATAAAGCGCCAATGATACTTGtatatattaaatattttgctaTAGTCTTACTGACATCAAAGGAAAACGCTTTTaccaaaattgtttttttttcttatcggGTAGGTTTAAGAATTTAATGAGAAGAcctgatataaaaaaattacactAAGAATGTAAAGCTATTAATACCAAATTTTGATAAGATAGGAAGTGTGGACGCACTTTAGTGCATTCAAAAATGGAATATTGGCTGCTCTCTCATTGTTAATTGAACCGATAACGAAACTGAAATAGTAATATTTCGTTATAGATATTGTATCAGTAATTTTATAAGCTCGGCACAGCGTGAGAGAGAGGCCgggttttgacatttttctATTCATCAAAATgcagattttttttgtatatgtgGAGCTCCCCATTTTTGGTCATATTATCTCGAAGGCGCTACTTCTTTATAGAAATGACTCTTAAATTAAGAGCACTTTTAAATTAAGAGTCCTTTACGTCTATACAATAACAAGAAACTAAACCTAAAGCACTAACAGGACTAACTGCTTTATACTAAGGTCCTATCAATAGCTTTTTAAACTGAAAATTGAAATCTTACAATTCTAATAGAAAGAATGTACTACTACACGACTACACTGTCGAAGTATAAACATACTCGCTTACTTAGAGGTCAAACTAGCAATAAGACACAACATTTTCTACTCACCCTTTAGGGCTTCTTATATTCCTTAACAGCGCCGTCGACGTTAAATCAACATCACTACATAAAACAGCTCATAAAAGGCGATCCCCGATGTCACGTTCTCAGAGGAATAAGGAACCACTACACAAATGCGTGATTGAGTTCGAGTATCACGATGTTTCCCTTTAAATTTTCGTGACGTTATTGTAGGGTGTCCTATATCGAAAGATTACGTTTAGTTCTTGTGAATGTAGCTGTTCCCGGTGCAGATAGAAGTAATTAGGGTAAGACGCTTAGGCGATATAGAATACTTCCCAGACATGTCGTGTGACGATAGCGAAATAGCGCGCATTCCAAGCCTGGGTCTGACTAGGGAGAGAGTAGACACTCGATATCCTGAAAACATGCTCCGCATGACATGCTATACAATATTCCTACCCGCGTGCAGCTATGAAGATGCCACATACAAACTACGCATCCTTAATACTTTTCCCACAAGCCTTCGTGCAAGAATGCTTCCCACAAACCATCACGCGCGCCCAAGCACCCCTTCCCACAAGCGATCGCGCACCATCCTTCCCGCAAACCATCACGCGCGCCCAAATCAGGCTACCCACCCACAAGTGATCGTACACCTTCCTTCCCACAAACTTTGAATATTCCTTTGCGCAGCATAAAAATCTGAAAATCCTTCCCACAAGCCATCACCATAACCCACATTCTATTATCCTTTACACACCCAAAATATCCCCCAAAAGCATACGCTCATCCCAAACCATCCTCCCGGCAAGCTTGCTCGCGAACCAGAACATTTTTATACTTAGAGACGTATGAATGCGTTAAGACGTATAGTGCACCAAGAAGTAGAATGCGTCTTCCGGATAGTTTATCTGGTATTGGCGAGACGAACTAAAAGGCGTCCAGACGACCTTCGCGCTTTTGTTCGTCGTTAAGTCGAACTAAATCATTCATCGTCATGACGTACGATGCGTCCAAGGCCCCTCTATATACTAGACGGAGTAAATGGACGCACTAAAAACCTTTGCCCAAAGTCGTTTGGAAGCATGATATGTCTCTAGTATAAAAACGTCCGAAAGTCACACGCACACCAATCATCCTTCCCACAAACCCCCGCGCACCTCAAACATCCTACAAAGTCTTTCCGAACACCAATTATTTATTCCCAGTTACTCTTGTTCACGCAACAGCATCCTccaatattatttatatttaacattttttttgcgtCTGTCttctaatagatgcacagatgacgtcaGAGCTCGTCGTGAACAACAGTCACACAACAACAAACGCAGTCGGGTTGCGTGACtgttgttcatgacacgctATATATGACGTCGTCTGCGCATCTATAAGGGGTTCTaaagcctcgaacgtctctctatttagtggccggCCGAcggtgctgaataacgtatgcgcatgcgtgtgttctggcgaaaacaagcacaatcgtagtgttgactcgttcgagtaaaggtacgaaaggctgacttcagtcgctgttttgactaactgtacagcattaaaaccatactaaACAAAtaatgacagatttgtttgataatgagggagtcatgtaaaaaattatagccttaggtttggtctagttttctgaGCATTCGTCGAAATATGACAGTTTGCCGGTAAAAAAGCagccattttaaaacaaaaaggctggtttaaccgcgcggtactggaactagtcttgcgtttttcagcactttCTCCTCTAATAACATATGGTTCGTTGTATACTTaacgagttcgagttttctatgagtcaatagatagtcaacgaggCGCGTAGCGCTtatttgactcatagaaaacgagaacgagtagtctaattgttttagtataaatccacttaCATACTACCTTCGAAAAACTTacgattttaataattctcagtaataaataatCGCTTTTGGCGAGAAAACGCCGGCTTTTTCGCTACCACTATctatggctcaatagatagCGAGTAAGGGAGCCGatcaaattgcgagattcgtgatagtacgtgagtggatttatactaaattATTATAGATATTTTCATATTAATAATCATTGTTTAGCGTTCAGAACAATCATTGATTAAGCGCGGAGTTATATAGATAcctaaggatttttttaccattCTCCCTGATGTCGCTTTGCCGAATACTAAGCCATGTTGCATCACACATGCattgtgttattgttttccTAACAGGGCCTAAACATCATAGTGCAAtattaaaatgaaaaactcaaaccTCCATAACTGAATTTGCTGATATTTAGAAGATTTAGAGAAATTTAGAGAAATCCCTCTAGATACTTCATGAATTTTTACCATTCTCCCTGCCGTCGCTTTGAATAGCCGGCTACTAAGCCATGTCACATACCACATATATTGTGTTACTGTTTTCCTTACATggaatatatattatattcatttatattatattaaattaTATTTATCGTGAATCGTTGCGCAATACCTATATATAGATAAAATGATTGAAACCTGCTCGCCTCTTGCACAAGGAAATGATGTGCTTGTATGCGCAGAAATGCTctacaataacaaaaataatagcCTTTTTGCCTTATTAATCGTGATCTAGGCAAGAACTTCGTATTATATCGCCTCCTGATGTCTTGCCATAGCCGAGAGATAACCttataaccttttttttaatcgatACATGTGACACACAGCATGCTCTACGTTCAGTCACAGTCCAGGGGGAACGCTGATTTAAACTTCGGCGGTAGAGTGATTTTCAATGAAGCAAATTAACGGAAGATAGCAcccaaacaaaacaacatatgcattttttaatttactAGTGAATCCAATCACGGTGGAATAATTTCCATATAGTTTTCATAATTTCGTCTGCTTTTAGTATGAACATTGTGTTACAAAAGCATCGTTTCAGAAATATATTTGAAATTTACCATTTCTGTGATTTTATTTCTCTGAATTCTAAGACGTGTGCACTCATGATCGGATTCAGAAAACTGAAAGAAAGCTTAAGAAAACATCTTGTATAATCTGTAAAACAGAAATCAATACTATAATTTTTACTCTAACACGGGCGAATTTGACGTTATTTTAGCCGGTAACCGTGGCGTTTTTTTAActaaaattgaaaaagaaagtaaagCTAAACCAACCTACCTCAACAACCGTAGAATTCAATACTCCACCGCATGGTCTTCAGCCGGTTTTTCATTCGTGTACTGAAAAAACGTGCGTCCTTTTACAGAATTAAAAAACAATGGTATATAGAGAACTGTAAGTTTCTTTTGTGaataaatgcttttttaaTCTGCTCTGTTTAGAATAGCTGGTCCCAACGGATTTCAGCACCATCACCCGGAACgcaatttgaatttttcatTCATGAAGTGCTTTTTATGGATTAGTAGTTATACATGAATGAGCAttagaacaaaaaaacaaagacagTATTATATTGATAGAAGTTTTGATGTGTCCAAATCATTACCTAATAATGTCTTTTTTATCCATTAATTTTATtatgtgatttttttaatcataaaCTTAAGCCACCACGTCcgttatataaaaaaaattgacattttgttttgattaaagcAAATTTGATATCTCAAGCGGTTTCCTTATCCAGGGTAACATATATAAACTAACCTTCACAGTTATCAAATGGTCCTCAATATAGAATATAGGAAAAGGActttatctattttatctatttatataacagtacATTGATAATTATAAATTCGGTATGAACAGACGAAGTGATAAAATTTTTATATTCAGAATAAAAAGCTaaatagttaaaaaaaaatatgaaaagcaAATACACAGTAAGTAAAAGTAACACGAATGGCAACATACTTTTAAAATAGTAGTTCCATGTTTTCTCCTTATGTTTGCTCTTTTTACGGAAGAGATGCGTGACCTGTTTCAAATGGGTTGCCTGTTGATTCCTTTGATGGAGACACTGGGCTATTGCTGCTATTTGGCGCGTGAATCGAATTTAGGGGTGGTTACTAAGGAAGACAGGCTCGAAGATGTTTCGCGCAAAAGCTTTGAAACAGGTACAAATACCTTCCCATATGTCACAACCACAGAAAGATTTTCGTATTCTATGTGAAGAACTATATCTCATGTGCTTATTTGTCAGGTTGGTCGAATGATCGCAAGATGCGAGTCACCAGCAAATGAGTTACAGAGGAGAGGGAAATGTGGGTGAATTTTAATACTCATAATCTAAAAATCATACCATGGAAACGTTGCTATATTTaatagaaagactacagaaaagctgtagaaaaactaggtggtctgTGTTGGCATGGTGGAATCAGGGAAATGAATCAAGTTTGTAGCGGAATGTTTTACcactttttgaaaataaagtggTTTCGCTAACGTTTCGAGCGTAAAATATgccatttcaaccttgtgttgtcTATTGCAAGCCATAGCTGTACTTTGCAACGTATTACTGAATTACGGTGAAAACTTTGTAAAAATTAAATGCtaatcaggcccgtagccaggggggggggggggggggctctgaaGAACCACGTAGGTCCGCTCTTATAAAGGAAAATTCAGTACCACTGCGAGCTGGCACGAGCTAACTAATGTCTAGTGCATAATAGACATAACCACATGGgtgcgcgcactcttatcttcaacataacgacatggacataacaacataagagaaaaacatattttttcttttatgtcattatgtccatgtcgttatgtcgggctaaacatagtgcgcgcgcccatgtcgttatgttgttagtGTGCACTAgacataagagaaaatggttctgctaaatgggtaaacaacccctccccccccaccccgctcaaaatcctggctacgggcctgtgcTTGAGCTCAGAGaaagagattttttttaaatagaggGAGCTTATATTTTCACTACCATTTTCACTGTCATTTGAGCAtgatttttgaaataaattAGATATTTTGAGTGTTTTTATAACACAAATAACATGTGTGTACCTTAATTACACTTTTCTGTGGCACTTTACTTCATTTAATAAATGTACAAAATAAAGACGAGAATAAACTGTCATGAAAATGGGATActcaaaaatttaaaataaaccGTTCCTATGCTTTAGTTGTTTTTCACTTATTTTAATATACTTATTGAAAAATATGTAGTAGATCATTACTCTTTGTTTGATGATTatattttgcttgattttattgttccaaaataaaaacaaatcttGAAAATAAGTGACCTGGTTTTTTTGAAAAGTGAGATCCTGAAAAAAATGAACTGTTGCAAAATATCTGCATTTTAAAGTCGCAAAAAATTTGTTTCACAGAAATGAAGTGTTGTAAAGTAGATCTGGACTGCTCCATGCAGCGTCCCATGCAGCGTTCCATCATGAGTGTGTGTTAGGACAGTTACTGAAGAGGGTATACCccacaccaccaccagcaGCAGCTCTTTACATCCCCAAATACAAAGTGCATTGAGAGATGGAACCCCAGCTAAACATCCTTATCTGAGAAGAAGAGGGATTCACAGTCGCAATACATGGGGAAAGGGGGTGCCTTTATAgttaatatttatttattttttgaagaATTTGCAGGAGGCATGTCCCCAAGATTTTctggtaggggggggggggggggtagttgGTGCTTGTATAACACTCACCCTGAACTTTCTTGTGTTAAGGTCTCAACAGTGTGCAACTGATTGGATACACTGGAGCTGATCCTCAGAGTTTTGGTACTGATTCTCACTCAGGAACAAGGCTAAGCCTAGCTACTACCAGCTATTACAGAACCAAGGATGGTAAGAATAGCTGTTATCAATATTACAATTACACTTTACATGCTACATATTACTTCACTTTGGCTTTTAGACCAAAAGCGCAAGTAATTGATTctggatttttattttttgtgcaAAGAATATATTAAAATGGGTCAACAAAGTACAACTAAGTCTagaaaaatttcaaaatctcACATTTAGGGTTGCAGTTTCAAGAATTTCAATGACAACGCCTAGTTTTGCAATCTCTTTGAGGTTTTAAATTCTGTTGACCCTATTTCGCTATTCCTTAGGGCATGGAATTACATGTATGATTACATCTATATGATTTTCAGAAGTATTGCCTCTCAGTATTTACATGTTTTTGTGTGTGAATAATATGTCTAGCCCATGTACCCTTATGACATACTTGAACCTAATTGGTCCACATTTGTTTTGTAATTTAGATAAACTCCACAGTAAGACATCGTGGCATAACATTTCCGTCTTCAAACCCAGTCTACAAGAAAAGGTCAACCTACACGTGAGACGAGGGTAGGCTTGGTGGACCCACCTATTAAAATACATGTTGTTATATAATTAGCAAATTGGAAGTGTCATATCGCAGTTCTAAGACAAAGAGGTGCCAATCCTTTTTAAGAATAATGACGATCAATAaagaaatgataataataaaaaaatctatgTATGGGTATGTAAATTTTATACATATCTTTTAAACATCTATGGCACCTTTCAGTCTTAGAACTACCATTTTCCGGTTGCCATTTGCAGTTTGCAGAATACAACTATCAGTTTGATGAGGATTTGTTGAGCTGCTCTTTGCATTTATTGGATTTTTTATTAATCAAAGTAACCATTATTTCTAATTGGAAATCCAGAAAACAGTGAAGTTAATTGAAACTCAAGTAATCACTTTATCAGCAAATCTATTATAAATACCATTTTTAAATAACACTTTATGCGTTTTGCAGGTCAAGATTGTTTGTGCAAGGTTCCCTAGATTACACCTCCTATGTTGATCAAGATGGGCAAAAGAAGTACAGCACCTCCATCATTCCAAGTGAGTTGGtttatttattgtattattaGATTATTAGATGTGTTTATGCACATCTTATaagccaaaaaatattttttttatactggAGCCCAGGGAAAACATACTTTCATTTGGCATCTGAAAAAATAGTCTGTGACAACCTTCTACAAAAATGCTAAGCACGAGCTCATTTGCGGTAATTGCTGTTTAAATTCTCCTTTGTTCaagtaataaaatataattatggTTGATCGGTAGGCTATAGTTGAGGGACAACTTAGCATAGGAGAAAGATGTCTGTTAAATGACTCATTGGAAGGGTAGACATGGCAGGGGTAGACCTCCAAGATTCCTTGGGAACTAAGCACAGACAGAGGTCTAGAGACTTTCTGGTGTTTCAAAAGTCAGTTTATCTAACCAGTGCATCATCCATCAATTTGACAGAAACAGTAATTTTAATCCATTTAACTTGTCATATTAAGTATGTCAAAGTTTTCTTGAGGGGTATAACTTTAGTCATTCAGTCGTTCCATCTGTCAGTCACTCTTAGTTTGATTGGTTGGTAGGTCGGTTGATTGGTCAGTCTATGAATTGTTTGGTTGGTCAGTCGGCTGGTTGGTCGGTCAATTGATTGGATGGTCAGTCAGTTAATTGGCCGGTCAGTTGATTGGTCGATCGGTTGATTGGTTGGTCAGTTGGTTAATTGGTCGGTCGGTTGGCCTTTTTTAATACTTGCTTGTTTTCTTCAGATGACATCATTATTCTGAACAGTCGACCCAGTCCAGAAGAAGAGGAAGATTTCTAGTGTAGCTTTTAGCAAAATTTGTAAGTCAGTACCCTTCAACACTCATCTTGAAACCAAGTAGGACTTTACTTAATGAAatttcaggggcggatctaccttttcgctaaaggggggtttggctcagtaacaaagggggagggggtaatatttttttattacatatggctttctgacAGGCCaaaggggggtttaaaccccctaaaccctccccctagatccgctactgactTTAGGCAAAATGTTTGGGTTGATAATACCATGTTTAAAGAACTTCAACATAAATTCAACTTTACCTTAGAAGTAACAAAACAGTGTCTAATTAAAGAAATTTGTCATTGCACGTTATCGTTCTGTTACTATATGATGTTTGAAATGAGGTTTTTATTCAGGGATACTTTTTGCTTTGATTTACTAACCCAATGCGAACATCACCAACATCGCTGGGCCCCCGACTCGCTCGGTTAATCACAAGACAAAGGGAATATTGGTGAACCGCTTCAAAGCCTCTCCCAACCGGGGGTATAAACAGCACTAGGTTCAGCTGTTATTGCCAGCGATGCAGAAGTTGTTTACACGGAACTTTACTTCATAGATATGTTACATAATGAAATTGTATGAAATACAATGTCTTCTTCTTGTATTGACAAATTGGTATGTGAATCTGAAAGCACTGGGATGGTTGTCGCGTGGGATTTTAATGCAGTTACTCGTGTGTagctatatatttttaaaaacaatcatGTTTTGCTGTCTTTCCAAAATAATGGCGCCCAAGTTCAAAGCTCAATCAAAAAGCTAGTAAGTTGATGACGACATACCGCTCGACCAATCAAATACGTTTGCCCGGCAGACGTAACGCTTATACAAGGTCTGGATGGGGTTAACCGACTAGCGACAAACGGCCTAAAAAAGTAACCCACtaccgaaaaaaaattactattttatcatttcccgtatttttactctttactTACGATCGTCAATCAAAGCCATTTTAGAATCTGCACAATGCATTTCCCAGTTTCCTGCTGCATCTACTTTTATTTCAATTATTAAtccataattaatttattatcaatCAGTTATTGATTATTAATCAGTcataaataatgtttaatcttACAAAATTTGTCTTCTTTGAACGAATTGCTAAAGTTGCTTGATACTTTTTACGAATATTCGTCTTTTCGCGTC
The DNA window shown above is from Nematostella vectensis chromosome 15, jaNemVect1.1, whole genome shotgun sequence and carries:
- the LOC5509274 gene encoding single-stranded DNA-binding protein 1-A, mitochondrial, giving the protein MFRAKALKQVGRMIARCESPANELQRRGKCLNSVQLIGYTGADPQSFGTDSHSGTRLSLATTSYYRTKDDKLHSKTSWHNISVFKPSLQEKVNLHVRRGSRLFVQGSLDYTSYVDQDGQKKYSTSIIPNDIIILNSRPSPEEEEDF